From a region of the Latilactobacillus sakei genome:
- a CDS encoding Cys-tRNA(Pro) deacylase, whose translation MGKKKKQGQLAKTLVEKILDKQKVAYTQFEFPTHEEHHVAQMQVDHLDIDEHLIYKTLVLSGKQTGPIVGVVPIDCHLDEKKLSKISGNKKIAMVPLKDLVATTGYEHGANTPVGIWEKAHFPIYIDQQAEKEPLIFVSSGKIGRSIQINPQDLSRVVSGTFADISED comes from the coding sequence TTGGGTAAAAAGAAAAAACAAGGACAACTCGCAAAGACCCTTGTCGAAAAAATATTAGACAAGCAAAAGGTCGCCTATACACAATTTGAATTTCCAACACATGAAGAACATCATGTCGCACAAATGCAAGTCGATCACCTAGACATCGACGAACATCTTATCTATAAGACACTCGTGCTCTCTGGCAAACAAACCGGCCCGATTGTCGGCGTCGTCCCAATCGATTGTCATTTAGATGAAAAGAAACTCAGCAAAATTTCTGGCAACAAAAAAATCGCGATGGTACCGTTAAAGGACCTCGTGGCAACAACCGGTTACGAACACGGCGCCAACACCCCGGTCGGTATCTGGGAAAAAGCACACTTTCCAATTTACATTGACCAACAAGCCGAAAAAGAACCGCTCATTTTCGTTTCATCCGGCAAAATTGGTCGCTCCATCCAGATTAACCCGCAAGATTTAAGCCGGGTAGTCTCAGGCACATTCGCGGATATTAGTGAAGATTAA
- a CDS encoding DUF3013 domain-containing protein yields MNKLKDTVTMMVEKNMLEFFETELDDLQFSGDININWDKQSRAIELEFTLNVTKSQELAVEDQNGELNESDEISYEDAILFFDESKIDGFEYADNYLAVIPFSGRQGLNAQVGRGVFNYLQDLLDDGEDRLAAFVNDESDDETFILEWDDTVFQATVAQASDDLAKKYYTYPKY; encoded by the coding sequence ATGAACAAATTAAAGGATACGGTGACAATGATGGTCGAAAAAAACATGTTAGAATTTTTTGAAACAGAATTAGATGATTTACAATTTAGCGGCGACATCAACATCAACTGGGATAAACAATCACGGGCGATTGAATTAGAATTCACGTTAAATGTGACGAAGAGTCAAGAATTAGCTGTTGAAGATCAAAATGGCGAATTAAATGAATCAGATGAAATTAGTTATGAAGATGCAATTTTATTCTTCGATGAAAGTAAAATCGATGGTTTTGAATATGCCGACAACTATTTAGCTGTGATTCCATTTTCTGGCCGTCAAGGGTTAAATGCGCAAGTCGGTCGCGGTGTTTTCAATTACCTTCAAGATTTATTAGATGATGGTGAAGATCGCTTAGCTGCCTTTGTAAATGATGAATCAGATGACGAAACATTTATCCTAGAATGGGATGACACGGTTTTCCAGGCAACCGTTGCTCAAGCTAGTGATGACTTAGCTAAAAAATACTACACTTACCCTAAATACTAA
- a CDS encoding 50S ribosomal protein L11 methyltransferase, producing MEWTKVTVATVNEAVEAIANILTEAGAEGIQIEDASINATLVGEVAAVSAFFPETVFVPEKLPLIRQRVLQLTEFGLAIGEGSVNLQQVADDDWATAWKKYYQPTRLTRFLTVVPSWTDYQPTDEREALIRMDPGMAFGTGTHPTTHLSVQMLEMVLRGGEQLIDVGTGSGVLSIAAAHLGVQDIRAYDVDQVAVDAAVANFDLNPVTKGIIAKPNDLLHGITGAADVIVANMLPVVLVPLIPQVPALLKEGGHLLLAGIITEKETVIRETLSANGLMVEESLHMGDWVGLITRLKTDED from the coding sequence ATGGAATGGACGAAAGTCACAGTTGCAACTGTCAATGAAGCAGTTGAAGCAATCGCAAATATTTTAACCGAAGCTGGCGCTGAAGGAATTCAAATCGAAGACGCCTCAATTAACGCTACTTTAGTCGGAGAAGTGGCAGCAGTTAGTGCCTTTTTCCCAGAGACGGTTTTTGTCCCTGAAAAGTTACCGTTGATTCGTCAACGCGTGTTACAACTCACGGAATTTGGCTTAGCAATTGGTGAAGGCAGCGTTAATCTCCAACAAGTGGCCGATGATGATTGGGCAACGGCGTGGAAAAAGTATTATCAACCAACCCGTTTAACGCGCTTCTTAACGGTGGTGCCCAGTTGGACGGATTATCAACCAACAGATGAACGCGAAGCTTTAATTCGAATGGACCCAGGGATGGCTTTTGGTACTGGGACCCACCCTACGACGCATCTTTCAGTACAAATGTTAGAAATGGTTTTACGTGGTGGTGAACAATTGATTGACGTTGGGACAGGTTCGGGTGTCTTGAGTATTGCAGCGGCTCACTTAGGCGTTCAAGATATTCGCGCGTACGATGTCGATCAAGTCGCAGTGGACGCTGCGGTGGCTAATTTCGATTTGAACCCCGTTACAAAAGGCATTATTGCCAAGCCCAACGATTTATTACACGGGATTACTGGGGCGGCGGACGTAATTGTCGCTAACATGTTACCAGTGGTCTTAGTGCCCCTAATTCCACAAGTGCCGGCCTTATTAAAAGAAGGCGGCCACTTGTTATTGGCTGGGATTATCACTGAAAAAGAAACGGTCATTCGCGAAACATTGAGCGCTAATGGCTTAATGGTTGAAGAAAGCCTTCATATGGGCGACTGGGTCGGCTTGATTACACGGCTAAAGACGGACGAAGATTAG
- a CDS encoding 16S rRNA (uracil(1498)-N(3))-methyltransferase — translation MQRYFIEENVTVGQALQLTGETAHHMLKVMRMQVGDQIEIVTPEELAFVAQLQAADATQKQATVTIEAALETNVELPIATTVVCGLSKGDKTDWIVQKGTQLGAHRFIFCNSQFSVARWDAKRQVKKLARLQKIAQEAAEQAHRIHVPVIEWRASLTAIAEESATIKLVAYEESAKAGEHGQLVQSLQAAQPGQSLICVFGPEGGIAPKEIEVLQAAGFLLAGLGPRILRAETAPLYLLSAISYVTELSTL, via the coding sequence ATGCAACGGTATTTTATTGAAGAAAATGTGACGGTTGGTCAAGCATTACAATTAACCGGTGAAACGGCACATCATATGCTCAAGGTGATGCGGATGCAAGTTGGTGATCAGATTGAAATCGTAACGCCAGAGGAACTAGCCTTTGTCGCACAATTACAAGCTGCGGATGCGACGCAAAAGCAAGCAACTGTGACAATTGAAGCAGCCTTGGAAACAAATGTTGAGCTGCCAATTGCAACGACGGTTGTTTGTGGCCTGTCTAAAGGTGATAAGACCGATTGGATCGTTCAAAAAGGTACGCAACTAGGCGCACATCGCTTTATCTTTTGTAATAGTCAATTTTCGGTAGCGCGTTGGGATGCTAAAAGGCAGGTGAAGAAACTAGCACGGCTGCAAAAGATTGCCCAAGAAGCGGCTGAACAGGCACACAGAATTCACGTGCCAGTGATTGAATGGCGTGCGAGTTTAACGGCAATTGCTGAAGAATCAGCGACTATCAAATTAGTGGCGTACGAAGAGTCAGCCAAAGCTGGTGAACATGGTCAATTGGTGCAAAGCTTACAAGCCGCACAACCAGGCCAAAGTTTAATCTGTGTTTTTGGCCCAGAAGGTGGGATCGCACCAAAGGAAATTGAAGTCTTACAAGCCGCCGGTTTCTTATTGGCCGGTTTAGGACCGCGGATTTTACGGGCCGAAACGGCACCGTTATATCTACTGAGCGCAATTTCATATGTGACAGAATTGAGTACTTTATAG